A window of Primulina huaijiensis isolate GDHJ02 chromosome 9, ASM1229523v2, whole genome shotgun sequence contains these coding sequences:
- the LOC140984129 gene encoding protein Brevis radix-like 1 isoform X1 gives MLTCITCSKQRMEDRGDEEDEGYPPRGTPNTKDSLKALTSQIKDMAMKVSGSYKCKPGQAEIYYKKGQNPYPDFDTISEGVPYPYVPPRSSNSSFGGIRTQAGFESVSARSGEVVLDEENGPKEWMAQVEPGVHITFVSLPRGGNDLKRIRFSREMFDKWQAQRWWGENYEKIMELYNVQRFNQQALNTPGRSEDGRDSTYSRLGSIRESPRMTPALNREWTPRYKHFGDNLQHHNARSCGGPKGDFSSMEASRTTTSSRDEASVSISNASDVDSEWIEEDEPGVYITIRQLVDGTRELRRVRFSRERFGEVHAKLWWETNRNRIQSQYLCQ, from the exons ATGTTGACatgtattacttgctcaaaGCAAAGGATGGAAGATAGAGGTGACGAGGAGGATGAGGGGTACCCCCCGCGTGGGACTCCAAATACAAAAGACTCCCTCAAAGCTCTCACTTCACAG ATAAAGGATATGGCCATGAAGGTCTCAGGATCCTACAAATGCAAGCCTGGACAGGCAGAAATTTACTACAAAAAAGGGCAAAACCCGTATCCTGATTTTGATACTATCTCAGAGGGGGTTCCATATCCATATGTGCCTCCAAGAAGCTCAAATTCTTCATTTGGTGGTATTCGAACTCAGGCTGGATTTGAATCTGTCTCAGCACGGTCAGGGGAAGTTGTGCTAGATGAGGAAAATGGACCTAAAGAATGGATGGCACAAGTGGAGCCTGGTGTTCACATCACTTTTGTGTCTCTTCCTAGAGGTGGAAACGATCTTAAACGCATCCGCTTCAG CCGGGAGATGTTCGACAAGTGGCAGGCTCAGAGATGGTGGGGCGAAAATTACGAAAAAATAATGGAGCTCTACAATGTACAGAGATTCAATCAACAAGCTCTCAATACTCCAGGGAGATCTGAGGATGGG AGAGACTCGACCTACTCAAGGCTCGGTTCTATAAGGGAAAGCCCTCGGATGACACCTGCACTAAACAGGGAGTGGACTCCCAGGTACAAACATTTTGGAGACAATCTCCAACATCATAATGCAAGATCATGTGGCGGGCCAAAGGGTGATTTCTCATCAATGGAAGCATCGAGAACGACCACTTCCTCTAGAGACGAGGCTTCAGTTTCCATAAGTAATGCAAGTGATGTTGATTCGGAATGGATAGAAGAAGATGAACCCGGTGTTTACATCACCATCAGACAACTAGTCGATGGCACGAGAGAGCTACGTCGTGTGAGATTCag TCGAGAAAGATTTGGAGAGGTGCACGCGAAATTGTGGTGGGAAACTAACAGAAACAGAATACAATCTCAATACCTTTGCCAATGA
- the LOC140984129 gene encoding protein Brevis radix-like 1 isoform X2 — protein MAMKVSGSYKCKPGQAEIYYKKGQNPYPDFDTISEGVPYPYVPPRSSNSSFGGIRTQAGFESVSARSGEVVLDEENGPKEWMAQVEPGVHITFVSLPRGGNDLKRIRFSREMFDKWQAQRWWGENYEKIMELYNVQRFNQQALNTPGRSEDGRDSTYSRLGSIRESPRMTPALNREWTPRYKHFGDNLQHHNARSCGGPKGDFSSMEASRTTTSSRDEASVSISNASDVDSEWIEEDEPGVYITIRQLVDGTRELRRVRFSRERFGEVHAKLWWETNRNRIQSQYLCQ, from the exons ATGGCCATGAAGGTCTCAGGATCCTACAAATGCAAGCCTGGACAGGCAGAAATTTACTACAAAAAAGGGCAAAACCCGTATCCTGATTTTGATACTATCTCAGAGGGGGTTCCATATCCATATGTGCCTCCAAGAAGCTCAAATTCTTCATTTGGTGGTATTCGAACTCAGGCTGGATTTGAATCTGTCTCAGCACGGTCAGGGGAAGTTGTGCTAGATGAGGAAAATGGACCTAAAGAATGGATGGCACAAGTGGAGCCTGGTGTTCACATCACTTTTGTGTCTCTTCCTAGAGGTGGAAACGATCTTAAACGCATCCGCTTCAG CCGGGAGATGTTCGACAAGTGGCAGGCTCAGAGATGGTGGGGCGAAAATTACGAAAAAATAATGGAGCTCTACAATGTACAGAGATTCAATCAACAAGCTCTCAATACTCCAGGGAGATCTGAGGATGGG AGAGACTCGACCTACTCAAGGCTCGGTTCTATAAGGGAAAGCCCTCGGATGACACCTGCACTAAACAGGGAGTGGACTCCCAGGTACAAACATTTTGGAGACAATCTCCAACATCATAATGCAAGATCATGTGGCGGGCCAAAGGGTGATTTCTCATCAATGGAAGCATCGAGAACGACCACTTCCTCTAGAGACGAGGCTTCAGTTTCCATAAGTAATGCAAGTGATGTTGATTCGGAATGGATAGAAGAAGATGAACCCGGTGTTTACATCACCATCAGACAACTAGTCGATGGCACGAGAGAGCTACGTCGTGTGAGATTCag TCGAGAAAGATTTGGAGAGGTGCACGCGAAATTGTGGTGGGAAACTAACAGAAACAGAATACAATCTCAATACCTTTGCCAATGA
- the LOC140984633 gene encoding anamorsin homolog, which translates to MPVLFCAGIEMGQDKLVVLTDEVAVSLSTVWEAIKVAGKEGFEKLDPLIITQASSDCLLGEETSSTDDIICVCKSFEFPSDHLLVNIYSVLRPGGTILVYLTSEPANGHAMQSSLERKLLLNGFLDVRTSESSQSLAIVGKKPSWNIGSSFSIKKSMPVLPKVHFVDDMDLIDEDSLLTEDDLKKPQLPLGDCEVGSTRKACKNCTCGRAEEEEKVLKLGLTMDQLNNPQSACGNCGLGDAFRCGTCPYKGLPAFKLGEKVPLLISNFTEQFLYSLYLTPGDLDIXFLGLVDQEFILVDQQN; encoded by the exons ATGCCCGTTCTGTTCTGTGCC GGCATAGAAATGGGGCAGGATAAGTTGGTGGTACTGACTGATGAAGTGGCAGTGTCTCTTTCCACTGTTTGGGAGGCAATCAAGGTGGCGGGGAAGGAGGGATTTGAAAAGCTTGATCCTTTGATCATCACTCAAGCTTCCTCAGAct GTCTGTTGGGGGAGGAAACTTCATCTACAGATGATATTATCTGTGTTTGTAAATCATTTGAGTTTCCCAGTGATCATTTGCTGGTCAATATTTATAGTGTGTTAAGGCCCGGTGGAactattcttgtttatttgactTCGGAACCTGCCAATGGGCATGCT ATGCAATCTTCCCTTGAGCGCAAGTTACTGCTGAATGGGTTTCTGGATGTACGCACTTCTGAAAGTAGCCAATCTCTTGCA ATTGTAGGTAAGAAGCCCTCATGGAATATTGGTTCATCATTTTCCATTAAGAAATCCATGCCTGTTCTACCCAAAGTTCATTTTGTTGATGATATGGACTTAATTGATGAGGATAGCCTCCTCACAGAAGATGATCTGAAAAAACCTCAGCTGCCTCTTG GTGATTGTGAAGTTGGAAGTACGAGGAAAGCCTGTAAAAACTGCACTTGTGGAAGGGCTGAGGAAGAGGAAAAAGTGCTGAAGCTTGGACTTACCATGGACCAGCTGAATAATCCTCAATCTGCTTGTGGAAAT TGTGGTCTTGGTGATGCTTTTCGATGCGGTACATGCCCTTACAAGGGTCTTCCAGCATTTAAACTAGGCGAGAAGGTACCTCTACTGATatccaactttactgaacaatTCCTATACTCATTGTATTTAACTCCCGGGGATCTAGACATATNCTTTCttggtttggtcgaccaagaattcatcttggtcgaccaacaaaattaa
- the LOC140984244 gene encoding acyl-CoA-binding protein-like, translated as MSLKEEFEEHANLAKTLPDTTTNENLLILYGLYKKATVGNVNTSRPGMFSMKERAKWDAWKAVEGKSFEEAMSDYITKVKQLKEQAST; from the exons ATGAGTTTGAAG GAGGAATTTGAGGAACATGCTAATCTAGCTAAGACCTTGCCAGATACCACGACCAACGAAAATTTGCTGATTCTGTATGGACTCTACAAGAAAGCTACAGTTGGAAACGTCAACACAA GCCGTCCTGGTATGTTCAGCATGAAGGAGAGAGCAAAGTGGGATGCTTGGAAGGCCGTTGAAG GAAAATCGTTTGAGGAAGCGATGAGCGACTATATTACCAAGGTGAAGCAACTGAAGGAACAAGCTTCTACATGA